The Nitrospirota bacterium genome includes a window with the following:
- a CDS encoding ABC transporter permease, whose product MDETTRDPFVLRRYVVLAVKNLRRRPVRTGLTVAGVALAVTVAVSLGGFMLGYRGAIDKSIDMLGYQVMIMAKGCPYEAATMMLKGGTGLLYLPGDTYQQVKSDPDIESITPIFVGVAQKQASSIRDEGAASNFTIISGIDVPSFLVMKPWLAFKKGPGYANGRWFSPGSKDEVVLGFEAAEYEQRKVGDSFYASITPAGQPNPVLYQFTVVGVLERTGTQDDGTVFLPIDVTREYFNRPNQLTILGIKLKEFSSFKMREFETRWLKLPEVQVVGLQQVKSTLINLVATAQTMIAAVAAIAVIVALIGVINTILMSVYERTAEIGIMKALGARRGSIFQLIWLETLMVCFVGALAGSAMAVIAAGLVEQAIKSLANLGVSGSIVQITPALVGYTVLVTVVLGFFAGLYPAWRASSMRPVEAIGKGG is encoded by the coding sequence ATGGACGAGACAACGCGAGATCCGTTTGTGCTCCGGCGCTATGTCGTGCTGGCCGTCAAGAATCTGCGCAGGCGTCCGGTGCGCACAGGGCTGACCGTCGCCGGAGTCGCGCTGGCGGTGACGGTGGCCGTGTCGCTCGGAGGTTTTATGCTGGGCTACCGGGGGGCCATCGACAAGAGCATCGACATGCTGGGTTACCAGGTCATGATCATGGCCAAGGGCTGTCCCTACGAGGCCGCGACCATGATGCTCAAAGGAGGGACAGGGTTGCTCTATCTGCCTGGCGATACCTACCAGCAGGTCAAGAGCGATCCGGATATCGAAAGCATCACGCCGATTTTCGTGGGGGTGGCGCAGAAGCAGGCCAGCAGCATCCGTGACGAAGGCGCGGCCAGTAACTTCACGATCATCAGCGGCATCGATGTGCCGAGTTTCCTGGTCATGAAGCCGTGGCTCGCCTTCAAGAAGGGTCCGGGGTACGCCAATGGCCGGTGGTTTTCGCCCGGGAGCAAGGACGAGGTGGTCCTGGGCTTTGAAGCCGCCGAGTACGAGCAGCGCAAGGTCGGCGACAGTTTCTACGCTTCAATTACCCCGGCGGGCCAGCCCAATCCCGTCCTGTATCAATTCACGGTCGTGGGTGTGCTGGAGCGGACCGGCACGCAGGACGATGGAACGGTCTTTCTGCCGATCGATGTGACGCGGGAATATTTCAATCGGCCGAATCAGTTGACGATCCTCGGCATCAAGCTCAAAGAGTTCAGTTCGTTCAAGATGCGCGAGTTCGAAACGCGCTGGCTCAAGCTGCCGGAGGTCCAGGTGGTCGGGTTGCAGCAGGTGAAGAGCACGCTGATCAACCTCGTGGCCACAGCCCAGACCATGATTGCCGCGGTGGCCGCCATCGCCGTGATCGTCGCCCTCATCGGGGTCATCAACACGATTCTCATGAGCGTGTACGAGCGCACGGCGGAAATCGGCATTATGAAAGCGCTTGGCGCGAGGCGCGGCAGCATCTTTCAGCTCATCTGGCTGGAAACGCTGATGGTGTGTTTTGTCGGCGCCCTGGCCGGTTCGGCGATGGCGGTCATTGCCGCGGGCCTTGTCGAGCAGGCGATCAAATCGCTGGCTAACCTGGGCGTATCGGGGTCGATCGTGCAGATTACTCCGGCCCTCGTCGGATACACCGTGCTTGTCACCGTGGTGCTGGGATTCTTCGCCGGGCTCTATCCTGCGTGGCGGGCATCGTCGATGCGGCCAGTCGAAGCGATCGGGAAGGGAGGCTGA
- a CDS encoding cobyric acid synthase: protein MVQGTASSAGKSLLVTALCRFFRREGLRVAPFKSQNMSLNSAVTADGLEIGRAQAVQAEASGILSSVDMNPILLKPEGDRRSQVVVQGKPIGSMTATEYHDYKPRLMPVIEESLARLRTDYDLVVIEGAGSPAEINLKDRDIVNMHVAKLADAPVLLVGDIDRGGVFASFVGTMELLEQDERARIAAFVVNKFRGDLALLTPGLDFLTERTGKPVLGVVPYIKDLRIADEDSVSLEARMARRRPSKQELDIVVVRLPHISNYDDVEALEHETGVVVRFVGQPDDIAGADLVILPGSKNTVADLAWLRASGIASAIEARAKEGQPLLGICGGCQMLGEVIDDPHGVESSEVQVRGLGLLALRTSFEREKMTAQVVAHVLRSSFLTDGAALDEEIRGYEIHMGMVEPGNRQASPFEICSRNGRAEVRSDGAIGREGLVVGTMLHGLFENESLRGRTLSFLRRRKGLSAPASIQRIPSKQEEYDRLESVVRAHIDCELLWRLTGLCSVSPR, encoded by the coding sequence ATGGTTCAGGGGACTGCCTCCTCTGCCGGGAAGAGTCTTCTGGTCACGGCCCTCTGCCGATTTTTCCGCCGCGAAGGATTGCGCGTCGCGCCATTCAAGTCGCAGAACATGTCGCTCAACTCAGCCGTCACAGCCGATGGTCTGGAGATCGGGCGGGCGCAAGCGGTCCAGGCGGAGGCCTCGGGCATTCTCTCATCCGTGGACATGAATCCGATCTTGCTCAAGCCGGAAGGCGATCGGCGCAGCCAGGTCGTGGTGCAGGGCAAACCGATCGGCAGCATGACCGCGACGGAGTATCACGACTATAAACCGCGCCTCATGCCGGTGATCGAGGAATCGCTCGCGCGGCTTAGAACGGACTATGACCTCGTCGTGATCGAGGGGGCGGGAAGCCCGGCCGAGATCAACTTGAAGGACCGCGACATCGTCAACATGCATGTGGCCAAACTGGCGGATGCGCCGGTGCTCCTCGTGGGGGACATCGACCGGGGCGGCGTCTTCGCCTCTTTTGTCGGGACGATGGAATTGCTGGAGCAGGACGAGCGGGCCAGGATCGCAGCCTTCGTCGTAAATAAGTTTCGAGGCGATCTGGCGTTGCTGACACCGGGGCTCGATTTTCTCACTGAGCGCACCGGCAAGCCGGTGCTGGGCGTGGTGCCCTATATCAAGGACCTCCGTATTGCCGACGAGGATTCCGTATCGCTCGAAGCAAGGATGGCACGCCGTAGACCCTCCAAACAGGAGCTCGATATCGTGGTGGTGCGATTGCCGCACATCTCGAATTACGACGATGTCGAAGCGTTGGAACATGAGACTGGGGTCGTCGTGCGATTCGTCGGCCAGCCGGATGACATTGCAGGCGCCGATCTGGTGATTCTGCCTGGCTCGAAGAATACGGTGGCGGATCTGGCCTGGCTCCGGGCCAGCGGCATCGCCAGCGCGATCGAGGCGCGTGCCAAGGAGGGTCAGCCGTTGTTGGGCATTTGCGGCGGCTGCCAAATGTTAGGTGAAGTCATCGATGATCCCCATGGAGTGGAATCTTCTGAAGTTCAGGTGCGGGGGTTGGGTCTATTGGCGCTACGGACCAGTTTCGAGCGTGAGAAAATGACGGCGCAAGTTGTTGCCCATGTGCTGCGTTCCTCGTTCCTCACCGATGGCGCAGCCCTCGACGAGGAGATCAGAGGTTACGAAATCCACATGGGGATGGTGGAGCCAGGCAACCGGCAGGCGAGCCCCTTCGAAATTTGCTCGCGGAACGGGCGAGCGGAGGTGCGGAGCGACGGGGCTATCGGTCGCGAGGGTTTGGTGGTGGGGACCATGTTGCATGGCCTGTTCGAGAATGAATCGCTCAGGGGACGGACGCTTTCCTTTCTGCGGCGGCGCAAAGGCCTTTCAGCGCCCGCCTCGATTCAGCGCATTCCTTCGAAGCAGGAGGAATATGACCGGCTGGAATCGGTGGTGCGAGCGCACATCGACTGCGAGCTGCTCTGGCGTCTCACCGGCCTTTGTTCTGTTTCTCCCAGGTGA
- the cobM gene encoding precorrin-4 C(11)-methyltransferase — MRVYIIGAGPGDPKLLTLRGAELISSCPVVLYTGSLVPKEVIAHARPDAKVMDSSGMTLEQIVEVIVAARDADQDVARVHTGDPMIFGSTAEQMRRLTELGIAYEIIPGVSSFTAAAAALGRELTLPELSQTVILTRAEGRTSMPEGEKLEDLAKHQATLALFLSITLLKDVVRSLTPSYGADCPVAIVHKASWPDQVIVTGTLADIADKAKAAKLNSTSMVLVGRVLTATEFANSKLYDPEFTHRFRKGEPVVKKQGEIRAD; from the coding sequence ATGCGTGTCTATATTATTGGAGCAGGTCCGGGCGATCCGAAACTCCTCACGCTTCGCGGGGCGGAGTTGATTTCGTCCTGCCCCGTCGTGCTCTACACAGGATCGCTGGTCCCTAAAGAAGTCATCGCCCATGCCAGGCCCGACGCCAAGGTGATGGACTCGTCGGGGATGACGCTCGAACAGATCGTCGAGGTGATCGTGGCAGCCCGCGATGCGGATCAGGATGTGGCGCGGGTCCATACGGGAGATCCGATGATCTTCGGGTCCACCGCCGAGCAGATGCGCCGACTGACAGAGTTGGGCATTGCCTACGAGATCATTCCCGGCGTCTCCTCCTTCACCGCAGCGGCTGCGGCGCTGGGCCGTGAACTCACCCTTCCAGAATTGTCTCAGACGGTGATCCTGACCAGGGCGGAGGGACGGACCTCGATGCCGGAGGGAGAAAAGCTGGAAGACCTGGCGAAGCATCAAGCGACGTTGGCACTGTTTCTCAGCATCACGCTTCTCAAGGATGTCGTGCGGTCCCTGACTCCCTCGTATGGAGCTGATTGTCCCGTGGCCATCGTTCATAAAGCCTCCTGGCCCGATCAGGTGATCGTGACCGGGACCCTGGCTGATATCGCCGACAAGGCCAAGGCGGCCAAGCTCAACTCGACCTCGATGGTGTTGGTGGGGCGTGTCCTCACGGCCACCGAGTTTGCCAATTCGAAGTTGTACGATCCGGAGTTTACCCATCGGTTCCGGAAGGGTGAGCCTGTTGTGAAGAAGCAAGGAGAGATTCGTGCCGACTGA
- a CDS encoding cobyrinate a,c-diamide synthase produces MTIPRLVIAGISSNVGKTTVMVGLVRALRARGLRVAVFKCGPDYLDPTYHVRAAAAPCHNLDGWMMGREAVLSTFMHASQGADIALLEGVMGLFDGASPTSDEGSTAEIAKWLQAPVLLVCDAGGMARSIAALAKGFSTFDPDLQISGLICNRLGSRGHLDLLRKATEGKPPVLGGLPKEAALAFADRHLGLHSADRATVPEDVFVAWGDRVSEWCDVDAIVALAQSAPALPEIPATARIVGEGTRCRIGLAFDEAFHFYYDDNLRRLENLGAELVRFSPIHDAHLPDVDGLYFGGGYPEVHAEDLSRNLSMRKDVRSFAESQGPIYGECGGLMYLSNGIRTLDGTLHPMVGLIPGEAEMKDRLQALGYVEVETKDDTMLGPAGLKFRGHQFRYSDFRLPASIECTYNVRRRRGGEVFQEGYRQGNTLASYVHAHWASNPILAQGFVQACSAHARRVR; encoded by the coding sequence GTGACGATTCCACGTCTCGTCATTGCCGGCATCTCCAGCAACGTCGGCAAGACGACGGTCATGGTCGGGCTCGTCCGGGCTCTGCGCGCGCGCGGGTTGCGAGTCGCCGTCTTCAAGTGCGGCCCGGATTATCTCGACCCGACCTATCACGTTCGCGCGGCTGCGGCTCCCTGCCACAATCTCGATGGATGGATGATGGGGCGCGAGGCGGTTCTTTCGACCTTCATGCATGCTTCGCAAGGGGCCGACATCGCCTTGCTCGAAGGGGTGATGGGTCTGTTCGATGGGGCATCACCGACGAGCGACGAAGGCTCGACCGCCGAGATCGCCAAGTGGCTCCAGGCGCCGGTGCTGCTGGTCTGCGATGCGGGGGGTATGGCTCGCAGCATTGCGGCTCTGGCCAAAGGGTTCTCGACCTTTGATCCGGATCTTCAGATTTCCGGTCTCATCTGTAACAGGCTCGGCAGCCGTGGGCATTTGGATTTGCTCCGCAAGGCGACGGAGGGGAAGCCCCCCGTCTTGGGCGGGTTGCCCAAGGAAGCAGCCTTGGCTTTCGCGGACCGGCATCTGGGTTTGCATAGCGCAGACCGGGCGACGGTGCCTGAAGATGTCTTCGTGGCCTGGGGCGATCGGGTGAGCGAGTGGTGCGATGTCGATGCGATCGTGGCGTTGGCGCAATCCGCGCCGGCTCTTCCTGAAATTCCTGCGACGGCACGGATCGTCGGGGAGGGGACACGATGCAGAATCGGTCTTGCTTTCGACGAGGCCTTCCATTTCTATTATGACGACAACCTCCGCCGTCTTGAGAACCTCGGCGCAGAGCTCGTGCGGTTTTCCCCCATTCACGATGCGCACCTTCCCGATGTGGACGGTCTCTATTTCGGGGGCGGCTACCCGGAAGTTCATGCGGAGGATCTGTCGCGGAATCTTTCGATGCGCAAGGATGTGAGGTCCTTTGCCGAATCTCAAGGGCCTATCTATGGCGAATGTGGCGGCCTTATGTATTTGTCCAATGGCATCAGGACGCTCGATGGCACGTTGCATCCCATGGTGGGGCTCATTCCAGGCGAAGCGGAGATGAAAGATCGTTTACAGGCGCTCGGTTATGTCGAGGTGGAAACAAAAGACGACACGATGCTCGGTCCAGCCGGCCTAAAGTTCCGCGGCCATCAATTTCGCTATTCGGACTTTCGTCTTCCGGCGTCGATCGAGTGCACCTACAACGTGCGTCGTCGCCGCGGAGGCGAGGTCTTTCAAGAGGGCTATCGTCAGGGCAATACGCTGGCCTCCTATGTCCATGCCCATTGGGCTTCGAATCCAATCCTGGCGCAGGGTTTCGTGCAGGCCTGCTCGGCCCATGCGAGGAGGGTCCGGTGA
- a CDS encoding c-type cytochrome, whose amino-acid sequence MKNRFVAQGALVVGLLLAVVTLSCTSQPPAEDRVPTAHSGEAKALQAPFGDTRTADADVVAAGKALYEGKGQCFLCHGMGGAGDGPASHMQAKHPPRNFTDCAFQQQRDDGELFWIIKYGSPGTGMQALIPHMLSEDEGWKLVAYVRTFCKAGA is encoded by the coding sequence ATGAAAAACAGATTCGTGGCTCAGGGCGCCCTGGTCGTGGGACTGCTGCTCGCAGTCGTCACGCTCTCCTGTACCTCTCAGCCGCCAGCAGAGGACCGAGTACCTACGGCCCACTCGGGAGAGGCCAAAGCCTTGCAGGCGCCGTTCGGCGATACGCGGACCGCTGATGCAGATGTCGTGGCAGCAGGGAAAGCCCTCTACGAAGGCAAGGGCCAATGTTTTCTCTGTCACGGGATGGGCGGAGCAGGCGATGGCCCCGCGAGCCATATGCAGGCCAAACATCCTCCGCGCAACTTCACGGATTGCGCGTTCCAACAGCAACGCGATGATGGCGAGCTCTTTTGGATCATCAAATACGGCAGCCCGGGGACCGGTATGCAGGCCCTTATTCCCCACATGCTCAGCGAAGACGAAGGCTGGAAACTAGTCGCCTATGTGCGGACCTTCTGCAAGGCGGGAGCGTAA
- the bluB gene encoding 5,6-dimethylbenzimidazole synthase — MTDHAFPEAWRRGLYETITRRRDMRAFLPDPIPDETLARILMAAHQAGSVGLSQPWNFLVVENRETRAKVRAHVEVERLRAAETFDQERREKYLSFKLEGILDSPLNLCVTCDQERFGPTVIGRNTIPETAVYSTCCAIQNLWLAARAEGVGVGWVSIMEPAVLRTILGIPERIIPVAYLCVGFVESFPERPIFESNGWLPRLPLHELVFHDKWDERPRPDLLHALETSRIDGAQATPAQTEIDS; from the coding sequence ATGACGGATCATGCCTTTCCGGAAGCCTGGCGCCGGGGCCTGTACGAAACGATCACGCGCCGCCGCGACATGCGAGCCTTTCTTCCTGATCCCATTCCTGACGAAACCCTGGCTCGCATCCTCATGGCCGCGCATCAGGCAGGATCGGTCGGGCTTTCGCAGCCCTGGAATTTTCTCGTGGTGGAGAATCGCGAGACCCGCGCCAAGGTGCGAGCCCATGTCGAGGTCGAACGGCTGCGCGCAGCAGAAACGTTCGACCAGGAGCGCCGCGAGAAATATCTCTCCTTCAAGCTGGAGGGGATTCTCGATTCGCCCCTCAACCTCTGCGTCACCTGCGATCAGGAGCGGTTCGGGCCGACGGTGATCGGACGGAACACGATTCCGGAAACCGCCGTCTATAGCACTTGCTGTGCGATTCAAAATCTCTGGCTGGCCGCGCGGGCAGAAGGGGTCGGAGTCGGCTGGGTGAGCATCATGGAGCCGGCAGTCCTCCGCACGATCCTCGGAATTCCCGAGCGGATCATTCCGGTGGCCTATCTCTGCGTCGGGTTCGTGGAGAGTTTTCCTGAACGGCCTATTTTTGAGAGCAACGGCTGGCTGCCCAGGCTGCCGTTGCATGAGTTGGTGTTTCATGACAAGTGGGACGAGCGGCCCAGGCCTGATCTGCTCCACGCGCTGGAAACGAGCCGGATCGACGGAGCGCAAGCCACGCCGGCGCAGACGGAGATCGACTCGTGA
- a CDS encoding TonB-dependent receptor plug domain-containing protein produces the protein MFRQILGIIVFVFAMFWSSWGHTEEPDESIILPEVEVRATHDSHFEAASQYTVTEQDIELQATDRPANLLRLVPGLITTNPGGGPGKPDNYLLRGFDADHGTDLAGFLDGMPINLRSHAHGQGYLDLNFLIPETMKRVDAYKGPYQVQFGDFATAGAVNFVTRDVVEEGVVQVSSGQFNTQRQLLMFSPTKDKVRSLVALEGFYTDGPFVDPNRALRINGLAKATMNPTTHSELTVTGTYYQGRWNSPGEIPLRAVESGLISRFGSIDRYQGGKTQRSTGHVRYSYDTQSGGTLFAETYLQYYSLNLISDFTFFVDDSTNGDGIEQADRRYVYGGDLGYRQSGKLLDIESSATVGMQTRVDEAHVRLSRQRQGVLFGTTSDSKIHEASYSPYLKLEFQPMPWARLTGGTRADFFQFNVRNLCQGSCAENPSGSADAMITSTKGNLILGPWAGTEIFLNAGTGFHSNDARAVVGSSNVQALPKATGYEAGFRTRQWDRFEISASFWLMDLTSELVYQGNLGTTQILGATRRYGTDLGSRIQLLDWLSLSGSATLNSAEFRETGNPIPQAPTMTGHGELTARLPMGLAASLQMVHLGARPLMQDRSINAQPWTIFNFVARYRPRSKGWWQNIEGFFSIQNLMDVSWRQTQLAYETKLATDAAPVNGLQFTPGGPRAVSAGLAWHY, from the coding sequence GTGTTTCGTCAGATCCTTGGGATCATCGTGTTTGTCTTTGCGATGTTTTGGAGTTCATGGGGGCATACGGAAGAGCCCGATGAATCCATCATCCTTCCGGAAGTCGAAGTGAGGGCGACGCATGACTCGCACTTCGAGGCCGCGTCTCAATATACCGTCACGGAACAGGATATCGAACTTCAAGCGACCGATCGGCCGGCGAATTTGCTGCGCCTGGTGCCGGGCCTCATCACCACCAACCCTGGCGGAGGGCCTGGTAAGCCCGATAATTATTTGCTCCGCGGGTTCGACGCAGATCACGGGACCGATCTCGCCGGATTTCTGGATGGGATGCCGATCAATCTCCGCAGTCATGCCCACGGTCAGGGCTACCTCGATCTGAACTTTCTGATTCCTGAAACAATGAAGCGAGTGGATGCCTATAAAGGGCCTTATCAGGTCCAGTTCGGTGATTTTGCTACGGCTGGAGCGGTCAACTTTGTGACCAGGGATGTTGTCGAGGAGGGGGTGGTCCAGGTTTCCAGCGGACAGTTCAATACCCAGCGGCAGCTCTTGATGTTCTCTCCCACGAAGGACAAGGTCCGTTCGCTGGTCGCGCTGGAAGGGTTTTATACCGATGGCCCCTTTGTCGATCCCAACCGGGCTCTCCGGATTAACGGATTGGCCAAAGCGACAATGAATCCGACCACGCATTCTGAACTCACGGTCACTGGCACCTACTACCAGGGCCGCTGGAACAGCCCCGGGGAGATTCCGCTACGTGCCGTGGAGTCCGGGCTCATCTCCCGGTTCGGTTCGATTGATCGTTACCAGGGAGGCAAGACCCAACGGTCCACCGGCCATGTGCGCTACAGCTACGATACCCAGTCAGGCGGAACCCTGTTCGCCGAAACCTATCTCCAATATTATTCCCTGAATCTGATCTCCGATTTCACCTTCTTTGTCGATGACTCGACGAATGGCGATGGGATCGAGCAGGCCGATCGGCGCTATGTCTATGGAGGGGACCTGGGCTATCGCCAGAGCGGGAAGCTGCTGGACATCGAGAGTTCTGCCACGGTGGGCATGCAGACTCGCGTGGATGAGGCCCATGTCCGTCTGAGCCGTCAGCGGCAAGGAGTCCTGTTCGGGACCACGTCGGATAGCAAGATCCATGAGGCTTCCTATTCGCCCTATCTCAAGTTGGAATTTCAGCCGATGCCCTGGGCCAGGCTGACGGGAGGGACGAGGGCGGATTTCTTTCAGTTCAACGTGCGGAATCTTTGTCAGGGCAGCTGTGCAGAAAATCCGAGCGGGAGCGCCGATGCAATGATCACGTCGACCAAGGGAAACCTGATTCTCGGTCCCTGGGCTGGCACCGAAATATTTCTCAATGCCGGAACCGGCTTCCACAGTAACGACGCGAGAGCGGTGGTGGGTTCTTCCAACGTCCAAGCCCTGCCGAAGGCGACAGGGTACGAAGCGGGGTTTCGCACCAGACAGTGGGACCGGTTTGAGATCTCCGCCTCTTTCTGGCTTATGGACCTGACCTCCGAGCTGGTCTATCAGGGCAACCTCGGGACGACGCAGATTCTCGGTGCCACGCGCCGGTATGGCACGGATCTCGGCAGCCGCATTCAGTTGCTGGATTGGTTGTCCCTCTCCGGCAGTGCGACGCTGAACTCGGCGGAGTTTCGCGAGACGGGCAATCCGATTCCTCAGGCCCCGACCATGACCGGACATGGCGAATTGACGGCGCGTTTGCCGATGGGGCTGGCCGCCTCGCTGCAGATGGTGCATCTGGGGGCCAGGCCTCTGATGCAGGATCGCAGCATCAATGCCCAGCCCTGGACCATCTTCAACTTCGTGGCTCGCTACCGTCCGCGCTCGAAGGGCTGGTGGCAGAACATAGAAGGGTTTTTCAGTATTCAAAATCTAATGGATGTCTCCTGGCGGCAGACGCAGCTAGCCTATGAAACCAAGCTCGCCACGGATGCAGCCCCGGTGAATGGACTGCAATTTACGCCTGGCGGCCCCAGGGCCGTTTCGGCTGGTCTGGCCTGGCATTATTGA
- the cobA gene encoding uroporphyrinogen-III C-methyltransferase, whose product MPTEPETRAGMVYLVGAGPGDPGLLTVRALELLRAADVVAYDELVSKAILSLVRPEAELLSVGRRHGEGAIGYRLHPEVLARVKAGRTVVRLKAGDPLIFGRGGEEAEELAEAGIPCTIVPGISSALGAAAYAGIPLTHRLHSSDVTFLSGHDVEGSQSLTDWSKAASGKGTLVLFMAARKLSANLQRLIQAGRSAETPAAYIASATTPEQHVIVGTLATLPEKIRNVDLAIPALVIVGDVVGLRERIAWFERRPLVGRRLLVARARPGLSAMAAELRSLGAEVLEIPEVEAVSLNGGSPIDKALARLHEFRGIVFGCAAGVDAVLSHVPTLDLPVIAVGAAAAQALSRHGIESVVALRGACQEAVGEQSVLFQKGPFLLVTAEEGRPNLRNELTKIGAEVEAVAAYRYVHRMPTSPLPPIDLVVLPSSSAARTVLSGDFGQALLGLPMAAIGPQTAAAARQCGAQSVVLAEEDNVASLVSLVRSMVGKL is encoded by the coding sequence GTGCCGACTGAGCCAGAGACTCGAGCAGGCATGGTCTATCTGGTGGGGGCAGGGCCTGGCGATCCGGGCCTGCTCACGGTCCGTGCGCTGGAACTGCTGCGGGCCGCGGATGTCGTGGCCTACGACGAGCTAGTCTCGAAAGCTATTCTTTCTCTCGTCAGGCCTGAGGCTGAGCTGCTATCAGTGGGCCGGCGTCATGGTGAGGGAGCGATAGGCTATCGATTGCATCCGGAGGTGCTGGCTCGCGTCAAGGCTGGCAGGACAGTCGTGCGATTGAAGGCGGGAGACCCGCTGATCTTCGGGCGAGGCGGGGAAGAAGCGGAGGAACTGGCGGAAGCAGGCATTCCCTGCACGATCGTTCCAGGTATTTCATCCGCCCTTGGCGCAGCAGCCTATGCGGGGATTCCATTGACCCATCGTCTGCATTCCTCCGATGTGACCTTCCTGAGCGGCCATGATGTCGAGGGGAGCCAGAGTCTTACTGATTGGTCCAAGGCCGCTAGCGGCAAGGGCACCCTGGTGCTCTTCATGGCGGCCAGAAAACTTTCGGCGAATCTTCAGCGATTGATCCAGGCAGGCCGCTCAGCTGAGACTCCCGCTGCCTATATCGCCTCTGCCACCACTCCAGAACAGCATGTCATTGTCGGTACCCTGGCGACCCTTCCAGAGAAGATACGAAATGTCGATCTCGCCATCCCGGCCCTTGTCATCGTCGGCGATGTTGTTGGATTGCGTGAACGGATTGCCTGGTTCGAGCGTCGCCCTTTGGTGGGACGGCGGCTGCTCGTTGCCCGCGCTCGCCCGGGCCTCTCTGCGATGGCAGCGGAACTCCGTTCGCTTGGAGCAGAGGTACTGGAAATCCCCGAGGTCGAAGCAGTCTCGTTGAACGGAGGCTCTCCCATCGATAAGGCCCTGGCTCGGCTCCATGAGTTCCGCGGCATCGTCTTCGGCTGTGCTGCCGGTGTCGATGCGGTCTTGTCCCATGTTCCCACCCTCGACCTGCCGGTCATTGCGGTTGGAGCAGCGGCGGCGCAGGCCCTGTCACGGCATGGCATCGAGTCTGTTGTGGCTCTGCGAGGCGCCTGTCAGGAGGCGGTGGGAGAGCAGTCGGTGTTGTTTCAGAAGGGGCCATTTCTTCTCGTGACAGCGGAGGAGGGCCGTCCCAACTTACGCAATGAACTGACGAAGATCGGCGCGGAGGTCGAAGCGGTGGCGGCCTATCGGTATGTGCATCGGATGCCGACTTCTCCCTTGCCGCCGATCGATCTTGTGGTGCTGCCCAGTTCCTCTGCGGCTCGCACCGTCCTGTCGGGCGATTTCGGCCAGGCTCTGTTGGGTTTGCCGATGGCGGCGATCGGGCCTCAGACCGCAGCAGCGGCGCGCCAATGCGGGGCTCAATCTGTGGTTCTGGCTGAGGAAGACAATGTGGCATCGCTGGTCTCTCTTGTTCGGTCGATGGTGGGGAAACTATGA
- a CDS encoding SHOCT domain-containing protein: MAGLLLLTGGVSVAAAPATRIACGQCEEADRFVRLQAATADDRLVSSQRFTHPFVLSPEDWTAILTALHVQRQADGLIIPVPQGPVLSAFTEEDITYLSATLSKAFAHAQPNEWVVFGLSRTTSQGLTELTTGGWYRERTALHLVVANYRKAVTMPSTRQLLWERPLRPDAGPSYDLVAGRHQTIVRESGSAPSLLTSPPSELAIAYQALLLREPAAVADSQETSAGTQSPARAPKIASPPLSLEERLQVLKRLQAQGLITEEEYRAKKQQLLDRF; encoded by the coding sequence ATGGCAGGATTGCTGCTGCTAACCGGCGGAGTGTCTGTGGCTGCCGCGCCAGCCACCAGGATCGCCTGTGGACAGTGCGAAGAGGCGGACCGTTTCGTCCGGCTGCAAGCCGCCACGGCTGACGATCGCCTGGTGAGCTCCCAGCGGTTCACACATCCGTTCGTCTTGAGCCCTGAGGACTGGACAGCCATCCTCACGGCACTGCATGTCCAGCGTCAGGCCGATGGGCTGATCATTCCCGTGCCGCAAGGACCGGTACTGTCGGCCTTCACCGAAGAGGACATCACCTACCTCAGCGCGACCTTGAGTAAAGCGTTTGCTCACGCGCAACCCAACGAATGGGTCGTGTTCGGACTGAGTCGCACGACCTCACAGGGACTCACGGAGCTCACCACCGGCGGATGGTATCGGGAGAGGACCGCGCTGCATCTCGTCGTAGCCAACTATCGGAAGGCCGTCACGATGCCCAGTACGCGCCAGTTGCTGTGGGAGCGCCCGCTGCGTCCAGACGCCGGTCCTTCGTACGATCTGGTCGCGGGCCGCCATCAGACGATCGTGCGAGAATCCGGCTCCGCTCCCAGTCTGTTGACTTCGCCCCCCTCTGAACTGGCGATTGCCTATCAGGCGCTCCTCTTAAGAGAGCCGGCTGCGGTGGCAGACTCCCAGGAAACCTCAGCCGGGACTCAATCGCCCGCTCGCGCTCCCAAGATCGCTTCTCCCCCCTTGTCCCTTGAAGAACGGCTGCAGGTGCTGAAACGGCTGCAGGCGCAAGGGTTGATTACGGAAGAAGAATACCGAGCCAAGAAACAGCAGTTGCTCGATCGATTCTAA